From one Sphingobacteriales bacterium genomic stretch:
- a CDS encoding caspase family protein, whose translation MKRLNLVILLIAGILMSNLVLAQNKLALVVAVGKYPKEGGWGTISSEKDIPLITNALKLQGFTDIKIIQDAEATKDGIVKAINDLTKRAQKGDVVVFHYSGHGQQIMDDNGDEMDGFDEALVPFDAHMRYEKGVYEGEKHLRDDELDSLFIKLRLKLGETGNLLVILDACHSGTATRGIAKARGTFEKMCPAGYNPVTSAAKESGMITKGNASRGANQGIAPMFVLSGASPSQLNYEAFDEEGNSVGSLSYAFNRAMRTSDKNTTYRALFEKIKVDMSVLAPNQQPQAEGSMDVPVFGGNVVEQKAYYIIEKWQDANNIQINGGKIVGIYENSKVGLYPIGTTDPSKSAPFATGKVVSSTNFNAMISLDKDISKENIKNYWVFVTEQSYGDLKVSVKLDIAAENLKKQMEESLKSLAFVQFTEQNPDLIIEYGNKYTRGNNLQVFSAKDMILYNESYSETKGNQIIKDVTELIKAYAQGNFLRNLEMVAENYNVEFEFIPVTVNADGTVKEKLS comes from the coding sequence ATGAAAAGGTTAAATCTTGTTATCCTGCTGATTGCCGGTATCTTAATGTCAAATCTGGTATTGGCACAAAATAAACTAGCCCTTGTAGTTGCTGTTGGAAAATATCCGAAAGAAGGGGGATGGGGAACCATTAGTTCCGAGAAGGATATTCCTCTGATTACAAATGCTTTGAAACTTCAGGGGTTTACCGATATAAAAATTATTCAGGATGCAGAAGCTACCAAAGATGGAATTGTGAAAGCCATTAATGATCTGACAAAACGAGCACAGAAGGGAGATGTAGTGGTTTTTCATTATTCAGGACACGGCCAGCAGATTATGGATGACAACGGAGATGAAATGGATGGATTTGATGAAGCATTGGTGCCTTTTGATGCCCATATGAGATATGAAAAGGGTGTTTATGAAGGAGAAAAACACCTACGTGATGATGAGCTGGATTCACTGTTCATCAAATTAAGACTTAAGCTCGGTGAAACAGGTAACCTGCTCGTTATTCTTGATGCCTGCCATTCGGGGACAGCCACAAGAGGGATAGCCAAAGCGAGGGGAACTTTTGAAAAAATGTGTCCTGCCGGGTACAACCCTGTTACCAGTGCTGCAAAAGAAAGTGGAATGATTACAAAAGGCAATGCTTCGAGAGGAGCCAATCAGGGAATAGCCCCCATGTTTGTCCTTAGCGGAGCATCTCCAAGCCAGTTAAATTACGAAGCTTTTGATGAAGAAGGCAATTCGGTTGGCTCTCTTTCCTATGCCTTCAACAGAGCCATGAGAACATCTGATAAAAATACAACTTACCGTGCTTTGTTTGAAAAAATAAAAGTCGATATGAGTGTGTTGGCACCCAATCAGCAACCTCAGGCTGAAGGAAGCATGGATGTCCCTGTTTTCGGTGGTAATGTGGTCGAACAGAAAGCATATTACATCATTGAAAAGTGGCAGGATGCCAACAATATTCAGATTAATGGAGGCAAAATCGTTGGTATTTATGAAAATTCTAAAGTCGGACTTTACCCGATCGGAACCACCGATCCTTCAAAATCAGCACCATTTGCTACAGGAAAAGTGGTATCTTCCACTAATTTCAATGCCATGATCAGCCTTGATAAAGATATATCTAAAGAAAACATTAAGAACTACTGGGTCTTTGTAACCGAGCAAAGTTATGGTGATTTGAAAGTAAGTGTCAAACTCGATATTGCAGCAGAAAATCTGAAAAAGCAAATGGAAGAAAGCTTGAAAAGCCTTGCCTTTGTTCAGTTTACCGAACAAAATCCTGACCTGATTATCGAATATGGGAACAAATATACAAGGGGAAACAACCTTCAGGTTTTTTCAGCCAAAGACATGATACTTTACAATGAAAGTTATTCGGAAACAAAAGGAAATCAGATAATTAAAGATGTCACAGAGCTTATCAAAGCTTATGCTCAGGGTAATTTTCTCAGAAACCTTGAAATGGTTGCTGAAAATTATAATGTTGAATTTGAATTCATTCCGGTAACCGTCAATGCCGATGGAACGGTCAAAGAAAAACTTTCC
- a CDS encoding trypsin-like serine protease, translating into MKKISAILTAIFITISLHAQTVSDMLENALSAVVTVAVYKMDYANKTLGYRGDNNVDMAYDHALRLDGAKGSGSGFVITRNGKKYIITNAHVVQDASDERGSIKVYSISGKAYDVRILGGDSFYDIAVLEFITQPGAEITTLDFKKTEPRIGESVYAIGNPLGEFPYSVSSGIISAKNRVRGGYTGKFGFLQTTATIIWGNSGGPLVDQAGKVAGVNTKIAYATSPTGEQVIQSQINFALEAKIAERVVNDIINNNGRVRRAYFGLEISQKSNYRYISKSTYDYVLSDSIPVISGIIPNSPAATIFNQYMGWGITHVGNVEVRSVEEVLGEFEKVLPGASVVLTLKSGSTVKKVSITAGELLDQQLEDIGLYVMDQITKMSLVEKQPNLLVSLNENKYYKYQGNKYSSAPLNKASNSPSSPSYSNYYLIAAGIVNKDFVNMWKTEQLKYFGAVMRICGIAGVVDFYLLKPNDNIENVQTMRHYLSGDENILKETLWY; encoded by the coding sequence ATGAAAAAGATATCAGCAATATTGACAGCCATCTTCATCACCATCTCACTTCATGCTCAGACAGTTTCCGATATGCTCGAGAATGCGCTGAGTGCAGTGGTAACTGTAGCTGTTTATAAAATGGATTATGCCAATAAAACTCTTGGTTATCGCGGAGATAACAACGTGGATATGGCCTACGACCATGCCCTTCGCCTCGATGGAGCAAAAGGTTCGGGTTCCGGTTTTGTAATTACCAGAAACGGTAAAAAATACATTATTACCAATGCTCACGTGGTACAGGATGCCTCAGATGAAAGAGGGAGCATCAAGGTTTACAGCATCAGCGGAAAAGCTTATGATGTCAGAATTCTCGGAGGAGATTCATTTTATGATATTGCTGTTCTTGAGTTTATCACACAGCCGGGGGCAGAAATTACCACCCTCGACTTCAAAAAAACAGAACCACGTATTGGCGAATCTGTTTATGCCATTGGCAACCCGCTTGGAGAATTTCCCTATTCTGTTTCGAGTGGTATTATCAGTGCCAAAAACAGGGTCAGAGGTGGTTATACAGGAAAATTCGGATTCCTTCAAACAACTGCCACCATTATTTGGGGTAACAGTGGCGGGCCTCTGGTAGATCAGGCCGGCAAAGTAGCCGGGGTCAACACCAAAATAGCTTATGCCACTTCTCCGACAGGTGAACAGGTTATCCAGTCTCAAATAAATTTTGCCCTTGAGGCTAAAATTGCAGAAAGAGTTGTCAATGATATCATTAACAACAATGGAAGGGTCAGAAGAGCCTATTTCGGCCTTGAAATCTCCCAAAAATCAAATTACAGATACATCAGCAAAAGTACCTATGATTACGTGTTGTCTGATTCAATACCTGTTATTTCAGGTATAATACCAAATTCACCGGCAGCCACTATCTTTAATCAATACATGGGATGGGGTATTACACATGTCGGCAATGTCGAAGTCAGAAGTGTGGAAGAGGTTCTTGGTGAATTTGAAAAAGTGCTACCCGGTGCTTCGGTTGTATTGACCTTAAAATCAGGAAGTACCGTAAAAAAAGTCAGCATTACTGCTGGCGAATTATTAGATCAGCAATTGGAGGATATTGGTCTGTATGTAATGGATCAGATAACCAAAATGAGTTTAGTCGAAAAACAACCCAACCTGCTTGTATCTCTTAATGAAAACAAATATTACAAATACCAGGGGAATAAATACAGCAGTGCACCTCTGAACAAAGCCTCTAACTCACCTTCTTCTCCTTCCTATTCAAACTACTATCTTATCGCTGCAGGAATTGTCAATAAGGATTTCGTTAATATGTGGAAAACCGAACAACTGAAATATTTCGGTGCTGTTATGAGAATTTGCGGTATTGCCGGAGTGGTTGACTTTTATTTGTTAAAGCCCAACGACAATATTGAAAATGTTCAGACCATGCGTCATTATCTTTCAGGAGATGAAAATATCTTAAAAGAAACTCTTTGGTATTAA
- a CDS encoding tetratricopeptide repeat protein: MRKFRTMMLTTVSILITASITPAFSQDKADIYFSKGMEKFSERSYDSALYYFSLAIEQRPDFADAYFRRGLTQDELGNNEQALTDYSKAISIKPMPVYYNNLAMMNVRIGKFEEAMNLYNKAIDLDSNYLVAIYNKGRLYLEMENTTEGCYYMKKAYFKGLTVVEDAINYFCN; the protein is encoded by the coding sequence ATGAGAAAATTTAGAACCATGATGTTAACCACAGTCAGCATATTGATCACCGCCAGCATAACACCAGCCTTTAGTCAGGACAAAGCCGACATATACTTCAGCAAGGGAATGGAAAAATTCAGTGAACGTTCATACGACAGTGCTCTTTACTACTTTAGCTTAGCAATAGAACAGAGGCCTGATTTTGCGGATGCCTATTTCAGAAGAGGATTGACTCAGGATGAACTTGGCAATAACGAACAGGCATTAACCGATTATAGTAAAGCAATTTCAATTAAACCCATGCCGGTGTACTACAACAATCTGGCTATGATGAATGTCAGAATCGGAAAGTTTGAGGAAGCAATGAATTTGTACAACAAAGCCATCGATCTTGACAGCAATTATCTTGTGGCCATTTACAACAAAGGCCGCCTTTATCTGGAAATGGAAAATACAACAGAAGGTTGTTATTATATGAAAAAAGCATATTTTAAGGGATTGACTGTTGTGGAAGATGCTATTAACTATTTTTGTAATTAG